From the genome of Verrucomicrobiia bacterium, one region includes:
- a CDS encoding type II toxin-antitoxin system HicA family toxin: MPRKVRQLIAELEKASFVNRGGKGSHRNFKHPKGPYCTISGNPGDGAKHYQERQVRRKIEESQK; the protein is encoded by the coding sequence ATGCCGCGAAAAGTTCGCCAACTAATAGCTGAGCTTGAAAAGGCGAGTTTCGTGAATCGCGGCGGCAAGGGCAGTCATCGAAATTTTAAACATCCGAAAGGTCCCTATTGTACCATCTCGGGAAATCCCGGAGACGGCGCCAAACATTATCAGGAGCGACAAGTTCGCAGGAAGATTGAGGAGAGCCAAAAATGA
- a CDS encoding toxin-antitoxin system HicB family antitoxin produces the protein MKDNRSTPFFLKIIEWSDADKCYVGSAPPLIGPCCHGKNEAKVFKELTEIVDEWIAIFKKDGTPFPEMEKKKFTGKFIVRIEPEAHRRLAAKAKVEGESLNQYVARQLAKA, from the coding sequence ATGAAAGACAACCGCTCAACGCCATTTTTTTTGAAGATCATCGAGTGGAGCGACGCGGACAAATGTTATGTGGGAAGCGCGCCACCGCTCATCGGCCCATGCTGTCACGGAAAAAACGAGGCCAAGGTTTTCAAGGAGTTGACGGAAATCGTGGACGAATGGATCGCGATTTTCAAAAAGGACGGAACGCCTTTCCCGGAAATGGAGAAGAAAAAGTTCACGGGAAAGTTCATTGTCCGAATTGAACCTGAAGCGCACCGGCGATTGGCAGCGAAAGCCAAAGTGGAGGGCGAAAGTCTCAATCAATATGTCGCGCGACAGCTTGCGAAAGCTTAA
- a CDS encoding DUF433 domain-containing protein, protein MKSNSVVQIDPEIMGGTPCFSGTRVPVRTLIDYLEGGDSLDDFLDDFPTVSREQAVALLEEASALLLRPA, encoded by the coding sequence GTGAAATCGAACTCAGTCGTTCAGATTGACCCGGAAATTATGGGAGGCACTCCGTGTTTTTCCGGTACGCGTGTTCCGGTTCGCACATTGATTGATTATCTCGAAGGCGGCGATTCACTGGACGATTTTTTGGATGATTTTCCTACCGTGAGCCGGGAACAGGCAGTGGCTTTATTAGAAGAAGCGAGTGCATTATTGCTTCGCCCTGCCTAA
- a CDS encoding DUF5615 family PIN-like protein codes for MRILIDECLPKKLTQDFPGHEVQTVPRAGWGGISNGKLLKLISQSKAFDVFVTMDKNMEYQQRVKDLPFAVVVLRAKSNTLEDTHPIMPDVLRALTSFQPGHVYYFSKAD; via the coding sequence ATGCGAATCCTGATAGACGAATGTCTGCCGAAAAAGTTGACGCAGGATTTTCCTGGCCATGAGGTCCAGACAGTGCCTCGCGCAGGATGGGGTGGAATCAGTAATGGCAAGCTGCTCAAATTGATTTCTCAATCCAAAGCGTTTGATGTTTTTGTCACGATGGATAAAAACATGGAATATCAGCAAAGGGTCAAAGATTTACCATTTGCGGTGGTGGTATTGCGCGCAAAGTCCAACACACTGGAGGATACTCACCCTATTATGCCTGACGTTTTACGCGCGCTTACCAGCTTTCAGCCCGGCCATGTTTACTATTTCTCCAAGGCCGATTAG
- a CDS encoding DUF2950 domain-containing protein translates to MKLNFSALRRSANWACGLAVAGMFLAAPDIACAAGEQQFDSPDEAVKALTDAAKARDTNAVHAIFGPEGAELMSPDIVQATEGFNKFVDRLNEKTTWVNESDTKADLEIGNDAWPFPIPLVKANGKWFFDVAAGREEILNRRIGGNELGAMDVCRAYVDAQREYASQDRNGDQVLEYAQHLFSTPGTHDGLYWPAPGENDELSPLGLLVAQARDEGYHHRSGLLAEKDDAFHQQTPYHGYYFKVLTKEGKHAPAGKYCYIVNGHMIGGFALVAWPAEWGNTGIMTFIVNQQGKIYQKNLGKKSSACAKAMTTYDPDSSWTEVTDR, encoded by the coding sequence ATGAAATTAAATTTTTCAGCTTTGCGCCGAAGTGCGAATTGGGCTTGCGGGCTGGCCGTCGCCGGTATGTTTTTGGCCGCGCCCGACATCGCGTGCGCCGCCGGCGAACAACAATTCGATTCACCCGATGAAGCCGTTAAAGCTTTAACCGATGCCGCAAAAGCGCGCGACACCAATGCGGTTCACGCCATTTTTGGGCCCGAAGGCGCCGAGTTGATGTCGCCCGACATCGTGCAGGCGACCGAAGGTTTTAATAAATTCGTTGACCGGTTGAATGAAAAAACGACCTGGGTCAATGAGTCCGATACCAAGGCCGATTTGGAAATCGGCAACGACGCGTGGCCGTTTCCGATTCCGCTGGTGAAGGCCAATGGCAAATGGTTTTTCGACGTGGCGGCCGGGCGCGAGGAAATTTTAAATCGCCGCATCGGCGGGAATGAGTTGGGCGCAATGGACGTTTGCCGCGCCTACGTTGATGCCCAGCGCGAATACGCCTCCCAAGACCGCAACGGCGATCAGGTGCTCGAATATGCCCAGCATCTTTTCAGCACACCGGGCACGCACGATGGATTGTATTGGCCCGCGCCCGGCGAGAACGATGAGTTAAGTCCGCTGGGCCTGCTCGTCGCGCAAGCGCGGGACGAGGGCTATCATCATCGCAGCGGTTTGCTCGCGGAAAAGGACGATGCCTTCCATCAGCAGACGCCGTATCACGGTTATTATTTCAAGGTTTTAACGAAGGAAGGCAAACACGCGCCGGCGGGGAAATATTGTTACATCGTGAATGGGCACATGATCGGCGGCTTCGCGCTCGTCGCGTGGCCGGCGGAATGGGGCAACACCGGTATCATGACCTTCATCGTGAATCAGCAGGGAAAAATCTACCAAAAAAACCTCGGCAAAAAATCTTCCGCCTGCGCCAAAGCGATGACGACTTACGATCCCGATTCAAGCTGGACAGAAGTGACGGATAGGTAA
- a CDS encoding DUF3300 domain-containing protein, with protein MKKALVTALLMAVVSSAGLARAQYATPPPAPNGQILDGDQLNQLLGPIALYPDPLIAEILPAATQPSQIALAENYVSQNGDPNGIDSQPWDGSVKAIARYPDVLKMMSDDLAWTSELGQAFLNQPTDVMNAIQSLRAQAQGLGNLASGPQETVVTDDGDIEIVPTDPDLLYVPEYDPGIIFYQRGYGRSFFRWGIGFHIGAWLNHDFDWHDHHVVVWGHDHPRPANWWREPAARRHEDIAHNTVWHGGARGPGRPGYVARGDRGFAPRPEPARPAEPPRGVRPGASQRPEPVRSEPVRPEPARPVAPRPEPARPVVQAPPRVVEPPRAPVVIHSAPVAPSRPSAFGGGSSAQIRAASSRGAVSRGPAGGGGGRSPGKR; from the coding sequence ACTGCCTTGCTGATGGCTGTGGTCAGCAGCGCCGGCCTGGCTCGCGCGCAATACGCCACCCCGCCGCCCGCGCCCAATGGGCAGATACTCGACGGCGACCAGCTTAATCAGCTTCTCGGCCCCATCGCGCTTTATCCCGACCCGCTTATCGCGGAAATTTTACCGGCTGCCACGCAACCTTCGCAGATTGCCCTTGCGGAAAATTACGTTTCACAAAACGGAGACCCCAACGGAATTGATTCGCAACCGTGGGACGGCAGCGTGAAAGCCATTGCGCGTTATCCCGACGTTTTGAAAATGATGTCGGACGATCTCGCGTGGACATCGGAACTGGGTCAGGCATTTTTGAATCAGCCAACCGACGTGATGAACGCGATCCAAAGTTTGCGCGCGCAGGCGCAAGGCCTCGGCAACCTCGCGTCGGGTCCGCAGGAAACGGTCGTGACAGATGATGGAGATATTGAAATTGTGCCGACCGATCCGGATTTGCTTTACGTGCCGGAATATGATCCGGGAATTATTTTTTATCAGCGCGGTTATGGGCGCAGCTTTTTTAGGTGGGGAATTGGTTTTCACATCGGCGCGTGGCTGAACCACGACTTTGATTGGCACGATCATCATGTGGTGGTGTGGGGTCACGATCATCCGCGTCCGGCAAATTGGTGGCGCGAACCTGCGGCGCGGCGTCATGAGGATATCGCGCATAACACGGTATGGCACGGCGGTGCGCGTGGGCCGGGTCGTCCCGGCTATGTGGCTCGCGGTGATCGTGGATTCGCGCCGCGTCCGGAACCGGCGCGTCCGGCCGAACCGCCTCGCGGAGTGCGGCCCGGCGCGTCCCAGCGTCCTGAGCCTGTTCGTTCGGAACCTGTCCGCCCTGAACCCGCGCGTCCAGTTGCGCCACGTCCCGAGCCAGCCCGGCCGGTGGTGCAAGCTCCGCCTCGCGTGGTTGAACCGCCGCGTGCGCCGGTGGTCATTCATTCAGCGCCGGTGGCTCCTTCGCGGCCAAGTGCATTTGGTGGCGGTTCGAGCGCGCAAATCCGCGCGGCTAGCAGCCGGGGCGCAGTCAGCCGTGGACCCGCTGGCGGTGGCGGTGGCCGGTCGCCTGGCAAACGGTAA